A genome region from Coffea arabica cultivar ET-39 chromosome 7e, Coffea Arabica ET-39 HiFi, whole genome shotgun sequence includes the following:
- the LOC113701972 gene encoding phosphoenolpyruvate carboxykinase (ATP) 1: MTSNEGAAGRRGLPKIQTDKSHDEICHDDSAPTVKAQTIDELHSLQMKKSAPSTPTPDKTQDVAFAPPSGQERQKQQLQSISASLASLTRGYGPKLVKGDPARKAETAGVSHVTQHPAHGTPTISVSDSSLKFTHILYNLSPAELYEQAIKYEKGSFITSTGALATLSGAKTGRSPKDKRVVKDETTHDDLWWGKGSPNIEMDEQTFMVNRERAVDYLNSLEKVFVNDQFLNWDPQNRIKVRIVSARAYHSLFMHNMCIRPTTEELENFGTPDFTIYNAGQFPCNRYTHYMTSSTSIDLNLARREMVILGTQYAGEMKKGLFSVMHYLMPKRQILSLHSGSNMGKDGDVALFFGLSGTGKTTLSTDHNRFLIGDDEHCWSDTGVSNIEGGCYAKCIDLSREKEPDIWNAIKFGTVLENVVFEEHTREVDYTDKSVTENTRAAYPIEFIPNAKLPCVGPHPKNVILLACDAFGVLPPVSKLSLAQTMYHFISGYTALVAGTEDGIKEPQATFSACFGAAFIMLHPTKYAAMLAEKMQKHGATGWLVNTGWSGGRYGVGSRIKLAHTRKIIDAIHSGSLLNANYKKTKVFGLEIPSEIEGVPSDILDPVNTWSDKDAYNETLLKLAGLFKNNFEVFVSHKIGIDNNLAEEILAAGPVF, encoded by the exons ATGACTTCAAACGAAGGGGCAGCTGGACGCCGGGGATTACCGAAGATTCAGACGGACAAGAGTCATGACGAAATATGTCACGACGACAGCGCGCCAACCGTGAAGGCTCAAACAATAGACGAGCTTCATTCGCTGCAGATGAAGAAGTCAGCTCCTTCTACTCCCACTCCCGACAAGACTCAGGATGTTGCTTTTGCTCCTCCGTCTGGCCAAGAACGTCAGAAACAGCAGCTGCAGTCCATCAG tgCTTCTCTAGCATCGCTGACGAGAGGATATGGACCCAAACTGGTGAAAGGAGACCCAGCCAGAAAGGCCGAAACTGCAGGGGTTTCACACGTAACCCAACACCCTGCCCATGGCACCCCAACCATAAGCGTTAGTGACAGTTCCTTGAAATTCACTCACATCCTCTACAACCTCTCTCCCGCTG AGTTATACGAGCAGGCGATCAAGTATGAAAAAGGGTCATTTATTACGTCTACTGGTGCACTGGCAACGCTTTCTGGTGCCAAGACTGGACGTTCCCCTAAGGATAAACGTGTCGTTAAAGATGAGACTACACATGATGACCTTTGGTGGGGAAA GGGATCGCCAAATATTGAGATGGATGAGCAGACATTCATGGTCAATAGAGAAAGGGCTGTGGATTATTTGAATTCTTTAGAGAAG GTCTTTGTCAATGATCAATTTCTAAACTGGGATCCTCAGAATCGCATCAAAGTCCGAATTGTTTCTGCCAGAGCTTATCATTCCTTGTTTATGCATAACAT GTGTATCCGACCCACAACTGAAGAGCTGGAAAACTTTGGTACTCCGGACTTCACTATATATAATGCTGGACAGTTTCCCTGTAATCGTTATACCCACTATATGACATCGTCTACTAGCATAGATTTAAACCTGGCTAGAAGGGAAATGGTCATCCTCGGTACCCAGTATGCTGGGGAAATGAAGAAAGGCCTATTCAGTGTCATGCATTATCTCATGCCTAAACGTCAAATCCTCTCCTTACACTCTGGTAGCAATATGGGCAAAGATGGAGATGTTGCCCTCTTCTTTGGATTGTCAG GGACCGGAAAGACTACTCTGTCTACTGATCACAATCGATTTTTAATTGGAGATGATGAACACTGTTGGAGTGACACTGGGGTGTCTAACATTGAAGGTGGTTGTTATGCCAAATGCATTGATCTATCAAGGGAGAAGGAGCCTGACATCTGGAACGCTATTAAGTTTGGGACTG TGCTGGAGAATGTGGTGTTCGAAGAGCATACAAGAGAAGTGGATTATACAGATAAATCTGTCACAG AAAATACCCGTGCAGCCTATCCCATTGAATTCATTCCTAACGCAAAACTTCCATGTGTTGGCCCACACCCAAAGAACGTCATACTCTTGGCTTGTGATGCCTTCGGTGTTCTTCCCCCTGTGAGCAAGCTGAGCTTGGCACAGACCATGTACCATTTCATCAGCGGCTACACTGCTCTG GTTGCAGGCACGGAGGATGGCATAAAAGAGCCCCAGGCTACATTTTCTGCATGCTTTGGCGCAGCATTTATCATGTTGCATCCTACTAAGTATGCTGCAATGTTGGCTGAAAAGATGCAGAAACACGGTGCAACAGGGTGGCTCGTCAACACTGGTTGGTCGGGAGGAAG ATACGGTGTAGGAAGCCGTATAAAGTTGGCGCATACACGGAAAATAATTGATGCCATACACTCGGGAAGTCTTTTGAATGCAAATTACAAAAAGACTAAGGTGTTTGGGCTTGAAATTCCATCCGAGATTGAGGGAGTGCCTTCTGATATTCTGGATCCCGTGAACACT TGGTCCGACAAGGATGCTTATAATGAAACACTGCTGAAGCTAGCTGGCCTTTTCAAGAACAACTTTGAAGTATTCGTGAGCCACAAGATCGGGATAGATAACAACTTGGCAGAAGAGATTTTGGCTGCTGGTCCTGTATTCTAA
- the LOC113701422 gene encoding uncharacterized protein, with product MDYRDKLVLAPMVRVGTLPFRLLAAEYGADITYGEEIIDHKLLKCERRINDVLRCTDIVEKGTESVVFRTCPEERNKVVFQMGTSDAVRALKAAQLVCKDVAAVDINMGCPKSFSLSGGMGAALLSKPELIQDILTTLKRNLHTPVTCKIRLLKSSRDTVELAQRIEKTGVSALAVHGRRVADRPRDPAKWNEIADVVAALSIPVIANGDVFEFEDFERMKVATGASCVMVARGALWNASIFSPTGKLPWEDVKREYIRKSILWDNDIKSTKQTLKEMIMHYSCLEFPEGKAVTKAETLADLAQLYGQEQYYEYVKLNQLSSTRSR from the exons ATGGATTACAGAGACAAGCTAGTTTTGGCGCCTATGGTCCGCGTT GGGACGTTGCCATTCAGGTTACTAGCTGCAGAATATGGCGCCGATATAACATATGGGGAAGAAATTATTGATCATAAACTCCTCAAGTGCGAGCGTCGAATTAATG ATGTGCTCAGATGCACTGATATAGTGGAGAAAGGAACAGAAAGTGTTGTTTTCAGAACATGCCCAGAAGAGAGAAATAAGGTTGTATTTCAGATGGGTACTTCTGATGCAGTAAGGGCTCTTAAGGCTGCTCAGTTAGT GTGTAAGGATGTTGCAGCAGTGGACATTAATATGGGTTGCCCCAAGTCATTTTCCTTAAGTGGAGGAATGGGTGCTGCTCTTTTGAGTAAACCAGAGCTGATTCAAGAT ATTTTAACAACCTTAAAGAGGAATTTGCATACGCCTGTGACATGCAAGATTCGGCTGTTAAAATCATCTCGTGATACGGTGGAATTAGCGCAGAGAATTGAGAAAACTGGTGTTTCTGCTCTTGCTGTCCATGGGAG GAGAGTTGCAGACAGGCCAAGAGACCCTGCTAAGTGGAATGAAATTGCTGATGTTGTAGCTGCCCTTTCAATACCTGTTATAGCCAATGGTGATGTTTTTGAGTTTGAAGATTTTGAACGCATGAAAGTTGCTACAG GTGCCTCATGTGTTATGGTTGCTAGAGGTGCTCTTTGGAATGCTTCTATTTTCTCTCCTACTGGCAAACTACCATGGGAAGATGTGAAAAGAGAGTATATAAGAAAG AGTATCTTATGGGATAATGACATCAAGAGCACCAAGCAAACTCTGAAGGAAATGATAATGCATTACTCTTGCCTTGAATTCCCGGAGGGAAAGGCTGTGACTAAGGCAGAGACTTTGGCAGATCTCGC